In Thermococcus gorgonarius, the genomic window AGGGCGATGATAAGAAAGCCAGAAACGTGGGAGAGCTACTATGTCAGGGATGTTGCTCCAGACATTTTTCTCGTTGGTAATCTTGGTGCCCCCCAGTTCTCTGAGACGATTCCAGAAAGGTATGGCATTGAGGAAGCATTGAGGGCAGTTGAGACGATTCAGGCCGATGCCCTTGCTATTCATATGAATCCACTCCAGGAGAGCGTCCAGCCCGAGGGAGATACGCAGTACAGGGGCGTTCTAAAAGCCCTAGCAGAGCTTAAAGCCGAGTTCCCGTACCCGATAATAGCGAAAGAAACAGGGGCGGGAGTTTCCAAGGAAGTTGCAATAAGGCTTGAGAGCATAGGGATTGACGCGATAGACGTCGGCGGCCTCGGCGGGACGAGTTGGAGCGCGGTCGAGTACTACCGCGCAAAGGACGAGATTGGAAAGGACTTGGCCCTGCGCTTCTGGGACTGGGGGATTAAAACGGCCATAAGCGTTGCCGAAGTGCGCTATTCGACCGACCTGCCGATAATAGCCACGGGCGGAATGCGCGATGGAATAACGATGGCGAAGGCTCTGGCAATGGGTGCCACCTTCGCCGGCGTGGCCCTTCCGCTCCTCAAGCCGGCTGTAAAGGGCGACGTTGATGGGGTGATCAAAATCCTGAGGCGCTACATCGAAGAGATCAGGAACGCGATGTTTTTGGTTGGGGCTAGGAACGTTGAAGAGCTGAGGAAAGTTCCGCTCGTGATTACGGGCTTCACAAGGGAGTGGCTGGAGCAGAGGATTGACCTTTGGGCCTACCTCCGAGATGGCAGGCTCTGACCTTTTTTCTCCCTTTGAAATGCACACCTTTTTAAACCCTTCAGAGAAGTAATGCCAACGCAGCCCCACGCCTCATGAGAGGCCTGGGGCGGGAGGCTGGTGAGGATGATAAAAATCTACACGATTAGCGGCTACGAAGAAGTCGGCAAGAACATGACAGCGGTGGGCTACAGCGACGGAGGCAGGGAAGAGGTAGTTATAATCGACATGGGTATTCGCCTTGATCGCGTTCTCATCCACGAGGACGTTAATATTCAGCAGTTCCCGACAAAGGAGCTCCAGAGGCTTGGAGCTATTCCCGATGACTCGATTCTCAGGAATAAAAAGGTAGTGGCAATAACCTTTACCCACGGCCACCTCGACCACATAGGTGCCGTTGCAAAGCTGGCCCCTCATTATCCCGATGTTCCAATCTACGGCACACCCTACACTGTAAAGCTCGCCAAAAGTGAGGTCAAGAGCGAGCAGTACTTCGAGGTCAAAAACCCGATGTACGAGACCCAGTTCGGCGAAATAGTCCAGGTCAGCGAGAACCTCGCGATAGAGTTCGTTCGCTCAACTCACTCGATACCGCAGGCGGCGATGGTGGTCGTTCACACGCCTGAAGGGGCGGTGGTTCACACCGGCGACTTCAAGTTCGACAACAACAACCCGCTCGGCGAGAGGCCCGACTACAAAAGGCTGAAGGAGCTCGGAAAGGAGGGCGTTAAAGTCCTGATTCCCGAATCCACGCGTGTTGCTGAGCCCACAAAGACACCCAGCGAGGCCGTTGCCCAGATGCTCCTTGAGGACTTCTTCCTCTACGAGGGAGCCGACGAGAAGGGCTTAATAGCGACGACCTTCGCTTCCCACATAGCCCGCCTTCAGGAACTGATCTGGATAGCCAACAAGATGGGCAGACAGGCGGTTTTTGTGGGCCGCTCCCTCGCGAAGTACACGGGCATTGCCAAACAGCTCGGCCTCATAAAGATGAAAGGTGCCAGGGCAGTTAGAAGCCCCAACGCGATAAGGAAGGTTCTTGCAGAGGTTTCTGGCGCGAGGGAGAACTACCTCCTCGTCGTTACCGGCCACCAGGGCGAGCCCGGGGCTGTCCTCACGAGGATGGCAAACGGCGAGCTCTACGACATAGGAAAGGACGACACTGTGGTCTTTTCCGCTGGAACGATACCGAACCCGCTCAACAGGGCCCAGCGCTACGTCCTCGAGACGAAGCTCAAGATGAGGGGCGTCAGGATGATAAAGGATCTCCACGTTTCCGGACACGCAAGCAGGGAAGACCACCGCTATCTCATCAGGATGCTTAATCCTGAGAACATCGTTCCGGCCCACGGCGAATTCAGGATGCTGACCCACTACGCTGAACTGGCCGAAGAGGAAGGCTATCTCATCGGCAGGGATGTCTTCGTTTCGAGGAACGGCTACACCGTGGAGATACGATGAGGGACTATCGGGGAATCCTTCAATGGGGCAAAAAACTGATAAAGGGTTTGCCCTTTTTTCTCTCGGCTTAAGATCAACGCTCATTCAAGGGGTGATAGGATGGGCAAGTACGATGAACTGTTTGCGCGGATCAAAATCGCCGCGAAGGACGTTGATAGGGTTATCCTTGACCTGATTCCGGAGAAAGAGCCCAAGAACCTTTACGATGCCGCCAGACATTACCCTCTCGCCGGCGGAAAGCGTGTAAGGCCCTTTGTTGTTCTCCGTGCGGCTGAAGCAGTTGGCGGTGACCCTGAGAAAGCCCTTTATCCAGCTGCCTCGGTTGAGCTAATCCACAACTACTCCCTCGTCCACGACGACATAATGGACATGGACGAGCTCAGGAGAGGAAGGCCGACCGTCCACAAGCTATGGGGAGTTAACATGGCAATCCTTGCCGGCGACCTCCTCTTCAGCAAGGCCTTCGAGGCGATAGCGAAGGCCGACGTTTCCCCGGAGAAGAAGGCCAGAATTCTGGACGTCCTCGTCAGGACTTCCAACATGCTCTGCGAGGGACAAGCTTTGGACATAGAGTTCGAGACGAGGGAAGAGGTGGGCGTTGACGAGTACCTCAGGATGATAAGCGGAAAGACCGGTGCACTGTTCCAGGGCTCGGCTGAAATAGGGGCCATAGTCGGAACCGATAACGAGGAGTACATTCAGGCTCTGTCAAAGTGGGGCATGAACGTCGGCATAGCCTTCCAGATATGGGACGATGTTTTAGACCTCATAGCGGATGAGGAGAAGCTGGGCAAGCCCGTCGGCAGCGACATAAGGAAGGGCAAGAAGACCCTCATCGTGAGCCACTTCTTCGACCACGCGAGCGAAGAAGATAAGGCCGAGTTTCTTAAGGTCTTTGGAAAGTACGCCGGCGATGTCAAGGGTGATGCGCTCATACACGACGAGAAGGTGAAAGAAGAAGTTGCCAAGGCCATTGAGCTCCTCAAGAAGTACGGGAGCATTGACTATGCCGCTCAGTACGCCAAGAACCTCGTAAAAGAAGCAAACGAAGCTTTGAAAGTCCTCCCGGAGAGTGAGGCGAGGAAGGATCTGGAGCTTCTCGCGGAGTTCTTAGTGGAGAGGGAGTTCTGAATCTTATCCCTCTTTTCCTGCCACAATCCAGCCTACCGGCGGATGCTCCGCACCGGATCGAAAATTTTATACATTCTCACTTCCAATTAATGTCTCAGGGATACCCAATGGATATTCCATGGATTGTCTCCACTGTGAACATATTGAATATTGTAAGTGACGTAAGGGCATTTAAACAGTGACTTTTAGACTTTCATGGAATTGACGTGGAAACGGATAGGAAAAAGGCCTCAGAGATTATACTAGGATACAAGTTTTTCTTTGATACTGCTTTTAGGGAACTTTTAGAAGATTTAGCACACGTAGAGGAATTTGGTGAGGCAGACATTGTTCTTCAAAGAGCCACATTTAAAGGTATATCCATAGAAGACCTTCCAAACTCATGTGAAAAAATATTGCTATTGAAGAACCTTTGGTACAAATATTTTGAAAAAGTCTTAACTGCGCGAAGCTGGAGAGACCTAGAAAAACGACTTGACGTGTTAAGAACACGAGTATTGTCAAAATTCCTCAAACTATTTCAGTGCTGGATAGTTCCCGAGAAAAATCATTCATTAGAGGAGTTATATAAAGTTTGGAGTATTAACGGCGCTTTAGTATGGTTTACTGACACTGGAAAAGGAGGTCCTAAGCCATATTATTATGGCTTACTGCCAATAAGGAAAGAGTACTATGGCAACAACAGTTATTTCATGGATACGGTATTCAGAGGATATGCATATACTTTACAGTTTCTCTGGTATTCACTATTAGGAAAGGACTCTTTTAAGAAAGTGCCTCACTTGGATAAAATGCATATTGCAGAGGAGATATTTTATGACGACTGCAGAGAATTATTGGCACTGTGGAATCTTGGTGGATCTTCTGAGGAGGGCTCTAAAACTTATTTAAAATGGAAGTGTTTAGATAGGTTTTTTGGAATCCTACAGGAACATGTTGTTGAGAAGATCGAAGAACAATATGGTGTTTCTTTTGGAATATCCGACTATAAGTTATTCCAATTAAATCCAAACTGCTCGCAGAAAGAGTTCCTGGCTGGATTGTATTCTGACAAAGTTCCAGAGCCTTCATACATTAAAGCTAAATCCTCTCCTGAAGAGTGGCAGAAATGGCTAGACCTCAAGTTTTTGTGGTATCCCTTTGAAGTACTGGACACCTTTGGTACTAGAGTGTTTAATGGTGCAATTGCATTTGTGTACATCCTGACAGGAATGCTAGAATATAGATAAAGTCAGGGAATCTTTGACCCGATTAGAGTGTTAAGAATAAAACATCCTGAAGATGTAGGGAATGTTATATCCTATGCAGTCCTTGTTGAAGTTTCAAGCTTCATTGCAGACTACTCTGGTTGGATAGTTTTCTATCAAGTGGGCACTGATTTTTCAGGGATGGGAGGATTTTTACACAACTTAGCAGAGAGTGTCATTGAAAAATACCAAGACTCTCTCATTGTCGAAGAAATAACCGTTGATGGAGAGATTTTCGAGCAGTATCTAACTAGAAACCACTCTGATAAATTCCCAGAGGACCTCCAATTTCAGTTTGAGAAGCTCAGTCGAGATATTATCAAATATCAAGGGGATATAACTTCACTTGAACGATTACTAAGCATTCATAGGGGAGTTTTTTCAGAACTTTTAACTTATTATTTATTGTCCTCCAATAGATTGCATAGATCTTGGGAAAAAGTTGATTGGAATGTTCCCGTCGGCGGTGAACAAATTGATGTATTCGCAATTGACGCAGAAGGACATCCATGGATATTTGAGTGTAAGTTTGATGTACACAAAGAAGATTTTCCACAAGATTTTAAATCAGGTATCTCGAAAACGTAAGGCAGTACTTGAAAAATACAAGAAAGATCCTACTGTCATGGTGGTTTATGTACGAAACAGACACAAGTACCAAATCAATACTCTAGAAGAGCATGGAATTCATGTTCTAGTTCTAGAACCACTTCTCAAAAAATTACTAGAAAGCAAAGATTTGGATACACTAAAAGAAATACTAAAGGAATAAAAATCCTCACTCCACAAACACCGCGGGCTTCAGTGGCATGGCCTGCCTCTTCTTTCCTCCCTTGTCCTCCGCGGCGTTGATGATTATCTCCAGGCCGAGTTCTTTCTCCATGAAGTCCTTCGCCTCTCTCAGCGCTTTCTCCTCGTTGATGCGCTTCACTTCAAAGGCGCGCTCCTTGATGAGCCTCTGGATGAGCTTGCTTACCTCCTTGCCGTGCTTCCTCATCTCCGGGTCCTTCATCAGCTCGGCCATAGCTGACTTGAAGTCCTTCTTTTCTGCAACAACTTCAACTACCTTCCACTTCCACTCTGGAGCAGTGTAGATGTAGGCCCTCTTGGCGTCTTCGAGCTTGGCAACCCTTATTATCTCCTTGATGTCCTCGATGACGGACTGGACGAACTGCTCTTCAGCCTCTACCGTCTCGTTCCACCACTCCTCAACGGGTTCGGGCCACTTTGCTAAGCTCACGAAGCCCTCCCCTCCGAGCTTCTCCCAGAGTTCTTCGCTTATGTGGGGTGTGAAGGGCGCCATGAGCCTGACCCAGACCTCGGCGAGCTTTCTAAGCATGTAGCGCTTCGCCTCGTCGTCTCTGCCTTCTGTTCTCCTTAGGTACCAGCGCAGGTCGTTCAGAACCGTGTAGAACGCCCACTGCACTGCCGTCCTCGTCCTGAACTCCTCGAGGGCCTTTGTTGTTTCTTCGATGGCCTTGTTCAGGCGGTGGAGCATCCAGCGGTCGATGTCCCTGAGCTCAACCCCCTCTCTGGCCTCATAGCCCGCGAACTCGCTTACGAGCTCGTAGAACCTCTCAACCTGCCTGCGGAGCTTTCCGACCTCCTTCCTGCGCCAGTCGAAGTCGCTGTCGTGCTCGGCAAGGCCCATTATGTAGAGCCTCACGACATCTGCCCCGTTCTCCTCGATGGCATCGATGAAGTTCAGCACGTTGCCCTTGCTCTTGCTCATCTTCTGGCCTTCGAGGGTTCCGAAGCCGTTTACCGCTATGCCCTTCGGCCAGTGTTCCCTCTTGAATATCGCCACGTGGTTGAATATGAAGAACGTCAGGTGGTTCGGGATGAGGTCCTTGGCGGAACAGCGCCAGTCGAGCGGGTACCAGTACTCGAACTCCTCCTTCATCTCGTGGATTATCTCCGCTGGAATTCCGGTCTTCTCGGCGAGTTTTCTCTCCTTCTCTTCGCTGAATTCCTCGCGGAAGATGTAGTCAAAGAACTCCCTGTCGAGCTTCTCTGGGTCGAGTTTACCCTCTTTCATGAGCTGGTTGATGTGCCTGCTTATCGTGTAGTAGGCCATGTAGATTGTTGAGTCGCTCAGGCTCTCGATGACCCAGTCAGGGTCCCATGGTAGGGGAGTTCCCAAACCAACTTTTCTGGCGCAGGCCTTCTTGTCGAGCCAGTCTATTACCGCCTCGAACTGGGCGCGCCTGCTCTCTGGGAGTATCTTCATGTTGGCCAGGGCCTCCTTCGCCTTGGCCTTCCATTCGGGGTTGCCGTAGTCTATGAACCACTGGTCGTGGATTATCTTGATTACCGCTCTGTTCCCGAAACGGCTTATGACGGGTTTATCGGCGAACTCGTACATTATCTCGGCAATTCCCTTCTCCTGGAGCTCCTTCGCTATGATATCTTTTACCTCCTGGACTGGTTTGCCCGCGTAGGGCTCTACCTTGAAGATTCCCTTATGATACTCTGCCTTGTAAATGTTCTTAGTCGCTTCTTCAAGCTTCTCCTTGTCCTTCTGGCTCTTGACTCCGAGCCTCTCGGCCTCTTCAACTGCCGGGAACTCACCGTAGCCTTCAAGTTTGATCAGCGAGATGTAGCTTATCTCCTCAACAACGCGCGGGTCAATGTCGTATTTAAGGAGTATCTCAGTCTCCTTCTTCAGGTCTTCCAGAGCGATGTGGTCGAAGGGGGCATGGGCTGGGACGCTCATGACAACGCCGGTAGCGTTGTCCGGGTCAACGAACTCCGCTGGCAGAATTATGACCTCGTCGCCCGTTACCGGGTTCTTCACGTACTTTCCGATGAGCCTCTCGCCCTTGAACTCCTCGATTACCTCTATCTCCCTGTCCTGGAAGGAGAGCTTGTAGGCGGCCTCCTTGCTGACTATCCAGGTTTCCTCTTTTCCGTTGCACCTGACCTTCGCCTTGACGTAGGTAGCGTTGGGGTTCAGCCACATGTTTGTGACGCCGTAGACTGTCTCGGGCCTCAGCGTTGCCGCGGGCAGGTAAATAACCTCGCCGTCCTCCTCGAGGATGAACTTGATTATGACGTACTCCAGAATCTGGATGTCCTCACCTTCCATGATGTCGTGGTCTCCCAACGGCGTCCCAACAACGGGGTCCCAGCGAACCCTGTGTGCACCTTTAACCACCAGCCCCATGTCCTTGAGCGTCCAGAACTGCCACTCGATGAACTTGCTGAAGGGCGGGAACAGGCTTGTGGTGTGGAACTCCCTCGTCCAGTCAACGCTAAAACCTGCCCTGATGAACGTCTCCTTCGCGGCCTTCATGAAGTACTTCACTATTTCCTTCGGGTCTTCGAACTTCCAGAGGATTTCCTCGGGGACTTTGTAGACGTCGCGGTAGATGTGGATGGTCTTCGGGTCGCGGTTCTTTATTCTCTCGGCGATGCCAACTATCGGCGCGCCGGTGATGTGCCACGCCATCGGGAAGAGCACGTTGTAGCCCTGCATTCTCTTAAAGCGCGCTATTACGTCCGGAATCGTGTAGGTTCTCGCGTGGCCGACGTGGAGGTGGCCCGAGAGGTATGGAAACGCGACGGTTATGTAGAACTTCTTCTCCTTGGGCTTCGCGTTCCTGTCGGGCTCGAAAATCCTCGCCTCCATCCAGCGCTTCTGCCACTTCTCCTCAATGGCCTTGAAGTCGAGCTCAGCCATGGCTAAAACCTCCTTTAGCTTCGATTTTCACCGCTAAAAAGGAACTGCCAGCTTCAAAAGCGCGAGAGTCCAAAATAGGGGGGTTATCGGTGAAATCAGTTGCTGCTGGAATTACGGTGGAGAAGACACTCCCCCCTCATCGGCATCGGAAGCGGTAAAGGCTTTGGGTATTTAAGGTTTTTGGATGAAAAAAGAAGAAAAGCAAATCAGGAGTGAGCCACTATGAACTTCTCAACATCCTGGAGCAGACCCAGGCCGATCCCAAAGTGGGCCTTTGCCTCCTTGGGCCTCCCGCGTTTCGCAAGCTCAAAACCGAGCTTGAACTCTTGGATAGCAGTCCTGAGCTTCAGCTCAGCCCCCTTGACGTCCACTCCCTCTCTCTTGAGCTTTTCCAGCGCCCTGGAATCCTTCCTGATGCGTTCCTGGACCTCCTGTCCAAAGGCTTTCAGATCCTTCATCTTCTCCTCCACGACCCTCTCCCTTGCCTCTCTGAGGATGAACCCAACGGCCTTGTAGAACTCCCTCACCGTTTCGCGGTTCTCATGGATGAGCGTTAAAGCCGCAGTGTAGTTGCCCTGGTCGGCCAGCTCCTTCACCTGGTCGTATAGGGCTCTGAAAGCGTCCAGCCTCTCCTGGAGCTCGGTGGTGTTTCTATCTGTCTCGTTTGCCTTTGAGATGACATTCTCGACGAACGCCATGGCCTTCTCTCCCTTGGCCAGGAACGCGTTCACGATCTTATCGGAGTGAGCATAGGCCAGTTCCTTTCTGAGCTCTCTGAGCTCGGCATCAAGCTCCTTCTTGAGTTCGCGGGCCTTTTCCAGGTCTTCCTTAGCCTTTTCAATGTTCTTCTCCTTTATGTCTTCCACGACCTGCAGGTAGGCCTCCTTAGTTTCATTTAAGAGCTCCTTGGCCTTTGAGGTGTCAAGACCGGCTTTCTCCGCAGCAGCGATGGTTCTCTGGGCAGCTTCGAAGTAGCCGCGCATCCTCTCCATTGAGACCCTAACCTCTTCCCTGGCATTTTTGATGCTCTTAAGAACTTCCTTGTACTGATGCATGGCCAGCAGTCCCTCAGTTACTGCCATCGGGTAATCTCCGTTCTGGTAGGCGGTCTCCGCCCTCTCCCTGTACTCCTCGGCGAGGCTGTAGTGCTCCATCACGCTTGAGTTCTCCGGCAGGGTGGCATTCTGGAGGAGCCTTTCCGTTATGTTGTGGAGCTTTTCAACTATGTTTATTATCCTCTCCGCCAGCTCCTTCTCGGGTGTTGTGTTAGTGGTATTGGAAACCGGTGAGTATGCCTCAATCTGCGTTGATGTGTTTTCAGCTGCTAAGCTCATTCCAGCCGGGATCAAAGACCCGACCAGTACGGTCAATACTACGAGGGCCTTCACCCATTTCATGGCAACCACCTCGTTCAACCCTACGAACTTCGACTATTTTAGGGATTCGAGAGAAAAGAGGTCGAAACGACCGTTTCAGCACCAATCTGCGTCCAACCCGCTCAAATTAGTGGTTTCATCGTTTCCATAGTATTTAATCCTAAAAGAAAGGGTTAGAAACCAGAAAAATTATCTCAAAGCACCACAAGCTCTCTCTCGGCCTTCGTTAATCTTGTCCCTCTCCCATCTATTACGGCCACGTCATCCTCTATCCTAACGCCGCCGAGTCCTGGCACGTAGATCCCTGGCTCTATCGTAAAGGTCATGCCGTTTTTGAGGACAACTTCCCCGTCGGGGCCAATGTACGGTTCCTCATGCACGTCCAGACCGAGGCCGTGGCCCGTCCTGTGGGTGAAGTATTCACCGTAGCCCGCCTTCGCTATCGTCTCCCTAGCTACCCTGTCTACTTCTTTGGCCTTTATCCCCTCTCTTACTGCCCTGTAAGCGTTCTCCTGGGCCTCCTTAACGACGTTGTATATCCCAATTAGCTTCTCGTTGGGCTGACCCACCGCTATCGTCCGGGTTATGTCTGAGCAGTAGCCCCCAACCTTCGCACCGTAGTCGAGGATTACCATGTCCCCTTTCCTGATACGCCTTTCCCCGGGGGCATGATGCGGATTGGCGGCGTTTTCCCCGCTGGCCACGATAGGTTCGAAGGATATCCCATCGGAAAGTTCTCTGATCTTCAGCTCGATCTTAAGGGCCAGCTCCTTCTCGCGCATGCCAAGGATGTCCCAGCTTAATACCTCTTCAAAAACCCGATCCACTACCTTGGCGGCGTGCTTCATCATTTCTATTTCCTGGGAGTCTTTTATCATCCTCAGTTCCCTCATTACTAGGCTTAATGGATGAAACTCGAAGGAATTGTTTCCGAGCCTCATAATGCCTATGAGCCAGTCGGCCCTCATGGTGTCCTCAATTAAAATCCTTCCTGAGGACAGTTTGAGATCGGCTAGAATCCAGGAGAGCTTCTCATAAGCGTTCTCCCCGTCACGCCAGAACGTGGTGGGAAAACCCTGGATGACGTTTTCGTAGAGGCTCGGGGCTAAGAGGTGGTAGTCCCCGTTGGCGTTTACGGCCAGAACCGTTAATCTCTCACCAACCTCGTGGAGATTAAGCCCCGTGAGGTAGTAGAAATTTGTGCTTGGACTTATGAGTGCCCCGTCAAAACCTTTCTCCTCGATCAGGGAAACAAACTTTCCGATCCGCAAGTCGATCACCGCTGTTCTTTATCCTCCGGAGTTAAAAAAATTCCTGGAGTACCGATCAACTAGCCATCCCAAGAAGATTCCCGAAAGGGCGTCCCAGAGCCAGTGCTCTGCAAGGAGAACCGTTGAGAGGGGAATTAATACAACCAGAAAGGCCATGATCCTTGCGAGAACTTCCTTTCTCCTAGCCAGAGCTAGGAAACTTATCGTGTCGATGGTGCAGTGAGGAGATGGAAGAACGAACTGGGGTCTAGCATCCCAGCCGGGCGGGGCGTACCTTCTGGGGAGATCGGGATAAACCAGATGGGGCGGAAAAACGTACGCAACCAGGAAGATCGCACTCAACACCAAGAACGAGAGAAGGTAACTCTTTGCAGTTCTTTCGGCCTCCGTGGGGCTGATATAGAGAAGGTAAGCGACGGTACCTACCATCACCCACGTGAAGCCAAGCTTGTAGAGAGCGTCCATCAAGAGATACAGGAAGAAATGGCTTTTTGTCCACAGGAGAAGGCCGAGAACAAAGTCATGAGAGGTTCCAGGGAGTCTAAGGAGGAAATCGGTATAATTGACACTCCAACGGCCAACGATGGGGTAAATCAGGCTGTAAAAAGTCCAGTAGGCATATGCCATCAGAAATAGAATTATCGAACGGCGGTTGGACTCTTGGGGGATTGAACAGGCCTTCCTTTTCATGTCAAGCCCTATGGTTATGAGACCGCAAGATTTATAAATGCACCCTGTGTTCCCTACATTGGGTCGAGCCGCCGTAGCTTAGTTGGTAGAGCGCCGGACTGTTAATCCGGCGGTCCCCGGTTCGAATCCGGGCGGCGGCGCCAGTGAGTGGGCCCGTAGCTCAGCCTGGTCAGAGCGCGCGGCTCATAACCGCGTGGTCGGGGGTTCAAAGCCCCCCGGGCCCACCATAGCTTTTCAGTAACAGTCCTTCTCAGTAAAAAGTTCAAAAATGTAGAGAACTCAAAGGTTTCTAAGCTTCTTGACCTTTCCAGCCTTCCTGTCCACGTAGCCTTTCTTTTCCAGAAACCGCAGAAGATCTTCAAGGAACTCTCTGGAGGCGTTTATCACAAGGGTTCCCCTTTCCGTTGGTATCTCCATCGGCATGGCCTTCAAGAACATTGTTTTTAGTTCCTCCTCTTCGATCTTCCGTTCTCCTATAACACGAAGAAGCTCTGAGGACAGTATAGCCCTGCTTATTAACCCAAAATAGAGTTTTAGCACCTGCTCCTCGGGGAAGTACTTCCCGAGTATCGAGGCTAACTCGTTGATCTTGCCTATATCAAGTTCGTTTATTTCAAATTCGTACTCTTCTACCAGATCCGTGAACACGAACTGCTTCGCTATTTTTTCCACCTTTTCTGGGTTGTGGACGAGTTCGAACGGAAACTTAAATTG contains:
- the fni gene encoding type 2 isopentenyl-diphosphate Delta-isomerase, translating into MQTFDKEELTVIRKFEHIEHCLKRNVQAHVSNGFEDVHFVHMSLPEIDKDEIDMSVEFLGRRFDYPIFIAGMTGGTKGSQLAGRINKTLAKAAQELNIPMGVGSQRAMIRKPETWESYYVRDVAPDIFLVGNLGAPQFSETIPERYGIEEALRAVETIQADALAIHMNPLQESVQPEGDTQYRGVLKALAELKAEFPYPIIAKETGAGVSKEVAIRLESIGIDAIDVGGLGGTSWSAVEYYRAKDEIGKDLALRFWDWGIKTAISVAEVRYSTDLPIIATGGMRDGITMAKALAMGATFAGVALPLLKPAVKGDVDGVIKILRRYIEEIRNAMFLVGARNVEELRKVPLVITGFTREWLEQRIDLWAYLRDGRL
- a CDS encoding RNase J family beta-CASP ribonuclease, with the translated sequence MIKIYTISGYEEVGKNMTAVGYSDGGREEVVIIDMGIRLDRVLIHEDVNIQQFPTKELQRLGAIPDDSILRNKKVVAITFTHGHLDHIGAVAKLAPHYPDVPIYGTPYTVKLAKSEVKSEQYFEVKNPMYETQFGEIVQVSENLAIEFVRSTHSIPQAAMVVVHTPEGAVVHTGDFKFDNNNPLGERPDYKRLKELGKEGVKVLIPESTRVAEPTKTPSEAVAQMLLEDFFLYEGADEKGLIATTFASHIARLQELIWIANKMGRQAVFVGRSLAKYTGIAKQLGLIKMKGARAVRSPNAIRKVLAEVSGARENYLLVVTGHQGEPGAVLTRMANGELYDIGKDDTVVFSAGTIPNPLNRAQRYVLETKLKMRGVRMIKDLHVSGHASREDHRYLIRMLNPENIVPAHGEFRMLTHYAELAEEEGYLIGRDVFVSRNGYTVEIR
- a CDS encoding polyprenyl synthetase family protein, with protein sequence MGKYDELFARIKIAAKDVDRVILDLIPEKEPKNLYDAARHYPLAGGKRVRPFVVLRAAEAVGGDPEKALYPAASVELIHNYSLVHDDIMDMDELRRGRPTVHKLWGVNMAILAGDLLFSKAFEAIAKADVSPEKKARILDVLVRTSNMLCEGQALDIEFETREEVGVDEYLRMISGKTGALFQGSAEIGAIVGTDNEEYIQALSKWGMNVGIAFQIWDDVLDLIADEEKLGKPVGSDIRKGKKTLIVSHFFDHASEEDKAEFLKVFGKYAGDVKGDALIHDEKVKEEVAKAIELLKKYGSIDYAAQYAKNLVKEANEALKVLPESEARKDLELLAEFLVEREF
- the leuS gene encoding leucine--tRNA ligase, which translates into the protein MAELDFKAIEEKWQKRWMEARIFEPDRNAKPKEKKFYITVAFPYLSGHLHVGHARTYTIPDVIARFKRMQGYNVLFPMAWHITGAPIVGIAERIKNRDPKTIHIYRDVYKVPEEILWKFEDPKEIVKYFMKAAKETFIRAGFSVDWTREFHTTSLFPPFSKFIEWQFWTLKDMGLVVKGAHRVRWDPVVGTPLGDHDIMEGEDIQILEYVIIKFILEEDGEVIYLPAATLRPETVYGVTNMWLNPNATYVKAKVRCNGKEETWIVSKEAAYKLSFQDREIEVIEEFKGERLIGKYVKNPVTGDEVIILPAEFVDPDNATGVVMSVPAHAPFDHIALEDLKKETEILLKYDIDPRVVEEISYISLIKLEGYGEFPAVEEAERLGVKSQKDKEKLEEATKNIYKAEYHKGIFKVEPYAGKPVQEVKDIIAKELQEKGIAEIMYEFADKPVISRFGNRAVIKIIHDQWFIDYGNPEWKAKAKEALANMKILPESRRAQFEAVIDWLDKKACARKVGLGTPLPWDPDWVIESLSDSTIYMAYYTISRHINQLMKEGKLDPEKLDREFFDYIFREEFSEEKERKLAEKTGIPAEIIHEMKEEFEYWYPLDWRCSAKDLIPNHLTFFIFNHVAIFKREHWPKGIAVNGFGTLEGQKMSKSKGNVLNFIDAIEENGADVVRLYIMGLAEHDSDFDWRRKEVGKLRRQVERFYELVSEFAGYEAREGVELRDIDRWMLHRLNKAIEETTKALEEFRTRTAVQWAFYTVLNDLRWYLRRTEGRDDEAKRYMLRKLAEVWVRLMAPFTPHISEELWEKLGGEGFVSLAKWPEPVEEWWNETVEAEEQFVQSVIEDIKEIIRVAKLEDAKRAYIYTAPEWKWKVVEVVAEKKDFKSAMAELMKDPEMRKHGKEVSKLIQRLIKERAFEVKRINEEKALREAKDFMEKELGLEIIINAAEDKGGKKRQAMPLKPAVFVE
- a CDS encoding coiled-coil domain-containing protein, with the protein product MKWVKALVVLTVLVGSLIPAGMSLAAENTSTQIEAYSPVSNTTNTTPEKELAERIINIVEKLHNITERLLQNATLPENSSVMEHYSLAEEYRERAETAYQNGDYPMAVTEGLLAMHQYKEVLKSIKNAREEVRVSMERMRGYFEAAQRTIAAAEKAGLDTSKAKELLNETKEAYLQVVEDIKEKNIEKAKEDLEKARELKKELDAELRELRKELAYAHSDKIVNAFLAKGEKAMAFVENVISKANETDRNTTELQERLDAFRALYDQVKELADQGNYTAALTLIHENRETVREFYKAVGFILREARERVVEEKMKDLKAFGQEVQERIRKDSRALEKLKREGVDVKGAELKLRTAIQEFKLGFELAKRGRPKEAKAHFGIGLGLLQDVEKFIVAHS
- a CDS encoding M24 family metallopeptidase, which encodes MRIGKFVSLIEEKGFDGALISPSTNFYYLTGLNLHEVGERLTVLAVNANGDYHLLAPSLYENVIQGFPTTFWRDGENAYEKLSWILADLKLSSGRILIEDTMRADWLIGIMRLGNNSFEFHPLSLVMRELRMIKDSQEIEMMKHAAKVVDRVFEEVLSWDILGMREKELALKIELKIRELSDGISFEPIVASGENAANPHHAPGERRIRKGDMVILDYGAKVGGYCSDITRTIAVGQPNEKLIGIYNVVKEAQENAYRAVREGIKAKEVDRVARETIAKAGYGEYFTHRTGHGLGLDVHEEPYIGPDGEVVLKNGMTFTIEPGIYVPGLGGVRIEDDVAVIDGRGTRLTKAERELVVL
- a CDS encoding phosphatase PAP2 family protein, which produces MKRKACSIPQESNRRSIILFLMAYAYWTFYSLIYPIVGRWSVNYTDFLLRLPGTSHDFVLGLLLWTKSHFFLYLLMDALYKLGFTWVMVGTVAYLLYISPTEAERTAKSYLLSFLVLSAIFLVAYVFPPHLVYPDLPRRYAPPGWDARPQFVLPSPHCTIDTISFLALARRKEVLARIMAFLVVLIPLSTVLLAEHWLWDALSGIFLGWLVDRYSRNFFNSGG